A genomic segment from Armatimonadota bacterium encodes:
- a CDS encoding homoserine kinase: MKYILLVPDGFADDPLPEWNGKTPKMRAHTPHLDTLAKRALIGAVWTVPPDMYPGSDVANMAILGYDPRRYYTGRGPLEALAMGISLEEEDVAFRCSLVSTDGERITDHSAGNIGNEESHPLIRLVDEKLGTRYWRFFPGVGYRHVMVWHGGPVDLRCTPPHDIVGEEWAKHLPVGEGEEKLRRLMEDSLNLLDDHPINRRRRDEGKAPANMIWPWGQGLAPRLPSFALQYGVTGAVVAEVDLVKGIGRAAGLEVPAVPGATGYLHTDYRAIGEWALRMLDKHDFVFVHVEAPDEAGHQGDPEAKAWALEQIDEHIVAQLVDGLREHDYRMLVLPDHATPVALRTHRAGAVPFMLYDSREDLSRGASLTFDESAVEEAKLRIEEGWRLIELLFKG; the protein is encoded by the coding sequence ATGAAGTACATCCTGCTGGTGCCAGATGGGTTTGCGGATGACCCCCTGCCGGAGTGGAACGGCAAAACACCCAAGATGCGTGCCCACACTCCTCATCTGGACACGCTGGCAAAGCGTGCATTGATTGGCGCGGTGTGGACGGTTCCCCCCGATATGTACCCGGGCAGCGATGTGGCGAATATGGCGATTTTAGGCTATGACCCGCGACGCTACTACACCGGCAGAGGACCGCTGGAAGCGCTGGCGATGGGCATCTCGCTGGAGGAAGAGGACGTTGCCTTCCGCTGCTCGCTGGTCAGCACCGACGGCGAACGCATTACCGACCACAGCGCGGGCAACATCGGCAACGAAGAGTCCCATCCGCTCATTCGCCTGGTGGATGAGAAGCTGGGCACCCGCTACTGGCGGTTCTTCCCCGGAGTGGGCTATCGGCATGTGATGGTGTGGCATGGGGGACCGGTAGATTTGCGGTGTACACCCCCTCATGACATCGTGGGAGAGGAGTGGGCAAAGCACCTGCCGGTGGGCGAGGGAGAGGAAAAGCTGCGCCGGCTGATGGAGGACTCGTTGAACCTGCTGGATGACCACCCGATCAACCGCCGCCGCCGGGATGAGGGAAAGGCTCCTGCGAACATGATTTGGCCGTGGGGACAGGGGCTGGCTCCGCGGTTGCCCTCTTTCGCGCTGCAGTACGGGGTGACCGGTGCAGTGGTCGCCGAGGTGGACCTGGTGAAAGGCATCGGACGCGCCGCCGGGCTGGAGGTGCCTGCCGTGCCCGGAGCAACCGGCTACCTGCACACCGACTACCGTGCCATCGGCGAATGGGCGTTGCGGATGCTGGATAAACACGATTTCGTGTTCGTTCATGTAGAGGCTCCTGATGAAGCGGGACACCAGGGCGACCCGGAGGCGAAAGCCTGGGCGCTGGAACAGATAGACGAGCATATCGTAGCGCAACTGGTAGACGGCTTACGCGAGCACGACTACCGGATGTTAGTATTGCCCGACCACGCGACGCCTGTCGCCCTCCGCACCCATCGGGCGGGGGCAGTGCCCTTCATGCTTTACGATTCGCGCGAAGACCTGTCGCGCGGCGCCTCTCTCACCTTCGACGAGAGCGCAGTGGAAGAGGCGAAGCTGCGCATCGAAGAAGGCTGGCGGCTGATAGAGTTGCTGTTCAAGGGGTAA